TTCTCTTAACTTCCATCGATTCCTGTTTTCAGAAAAGAGTGTGTTGTGCTGCTAGGCATGACTGGTTTTGGAAGTTCGACAGCAGAAGATGACCGATTATCGGTCCAAGCTGAAATTCGAACCGTCAACAACCGTTATTTAAAAATATCGACCCGTTACCCGGATTTTTACGCAAAGCTTGGCAGTCAGATTGAAAAGCAATTGCGGAGTTCGATTACGCGCGGAACGGTTAATCTCACACTGAAAATCAATCATCTTGATCGAACGAGTGATTATTTACTGGATGAAGAGGTTGTCAAACAGTATTGGGAACAGCTGAAAAATATCACTCAGGCCTGTCACCTTCCACTTCCGGATGATCTTAATAGTCTGCTTTCCTTGCCTGGGGCTGTTCTTGACAACGACTCAAAATCACACACACCTGAATCGGATTGGCCATTGATCGAACAAGCACTTCGGGAAGCATTGGAAGATTTAACAGAATTCCGTAAAAAGGAAGGTGAGTCAGCACAAGCCGATCTTCTTGCCAGTAATCAGATAATCTGTGAACAACTAAAGATCGTAAAAGAAATTGCGCCACGTGTCGTTACCAACTATCGAGATCGATTACATCAGAGACTAAGCGATTTGCTCGAAGACCAGGAAGTCGACCTTGATTCAGACAGCCTGATTCGGGAAGTCAGCCTGTTTGCAGATCGCTCTGACATCAATGAAGAACTCAGCCGTCTGGATTGCCACCTGGAACAATTTGATACAATATTGAACGGCTCAACATCCCAGGGTAAAAAGCTGGAGTTTCTGGTTCAGGAAATGTTTCGAGAAATCAATACCATCGGATCTAAAGCCAATGATGTTGAAATCTCGCATGCTGTGATCGAGATGAAGCTTGCTGTCGAGAAGATTCGAGAAAACGTCCAAAACGTAGAATAACATATAAACTTGTCCATAAATATTCAACATCGAGACGACACAGGGATCGCTCTGGAGTTTTGTAACGTGTCAAATCCTCAAGCAGAAATACCAATCGTCGTACTCTCTGGACCGACTGCCAGCGGTAAAACCACGATCGTAAAACGGCTATTGCAAGAGTCTCCTGTCAAATTGATCAAAGCCATCTCAGCCACGACTCGTCCGATACGTAACGGAGAAATTGATGGCCAGGACTACTATTTCCTGACGCCAGAAGAATTTGAGGAACGACGGAAAAATAACGAATTACTTGAGTGCGAACAGGTACATGGGTTGGGATACTGGTACGGTACGCTAAAATCGGAAGTAGATCGCGCAGCCAAAGAAGGTGGCTGGCCCTTTCTCGAAATAGATGTTCAAGGTACATTGAAGCTTAAAGAACAGTTTCCACAGACCATGACGCTGTTTGTCAGAACGAGTTCTGATGAAGAATATGAAAAGCGAATTCGGGATCGAGGGACGGAATCAGAAGAAATTATCGAAAAACGGCTCGCAACGATCCGTAAGGAGTTGGAGTTGGCCGAGTATTATAATCATGTCATTATTAATGACGAACTGGATCGGGCTGTCAATGAAATTGGCACCATCCTGAAACAACGGGAGCAAGAAATCAATGCTGGAAGAATTTAAAGAAGAAGAGATCGTTAACAAAGTTGGCGGTCGATTTAAATTGTCTTCACTTATTCAGAAACGAATCGTCGCTCTCAACCGAGGGGCGCGGCCACTGGTTGAGATGCAAACTAAAAACCATATTGAAGTGGTCGTCAAAGAGATCATGGAAGATAAGATCTATCTGGATCAATCAGGCGAAGTTGCGATCAATGATGATGGAAGTCCTTTAGATGCAGTCGAATTTGATGATGCAGGTCCTACACTCGAAGATCTGATTTAATTGATTCATCAGATCCATTTGCTCCGGAAATTTACCCATGCAGGGGCGTGAAATTTTATTAGGTGTTTCAGGCGGGATTGCCGCTTATAAGACAGCTGACCTTACCAGTAAACTGGTCCAGAAAGGGGCGGCTGTCAGTGTAGTAATGACCAAGGCGGCCGAAAAGTTTATTGGAGCAACTACGTTCGAAGCATTAACTGGTCGCCCGGTATACCAAGGTAGTTTTTCCCCTAGAGAACATTTCCAGGGAGAGCATATTGGCCTGGCCCGCCGAGCAGAACTTTTTGTCATCGCACCGGCAACAGCGAATGTCATTGCTCAACTTGCTCATGGCCTGGCTGAGGATCTCCTTTCAACACTTACATTAACCTGTACTGCCCCCATCCTGATTGCCCCGGCGATGAATGCGGATATGTGGGCCAAGCCTGCAGTACAGCGTAATCTGCGTCAGATCAAAGAGGATGGAATTCACATCGTAGAACCGGGAGAAGGCTGGCTCAGTTGTGGGGTCATTGGAAAAGGCCGCATGGCAGAGCCTGCAGAGATTTTAACACGAATTGAAGAATTACTAAATTGATTCAAGACATTGCCGATCACTTTCAATTCGCTTGAAGTAAACGAAACTTATGAGAATTCTTATCACTGCTGGGCCCACCCGTGAATATCTTGATGACGTACGTTATCTTTCCAATGCCAGCAGTGGCCAGATGGGATATGCTTTGGCACATTCTGCGATTCAGGCCGGACACGAAGTAGCTCTTGTATCCGGACCGGTCAGGTTGCCTCCACCTGAAGGATGTGAAATCTATCATGTTGAAACGACGGATGAGATGTATGCCCAATGCGAAACCCTCTTCCCTGAATGTGATGGGGTTATCGGAACAGCGGCGGTCTGTGATTATCGGATTAAAACCCGTAAACCAGGTAAAATCGCCAAAACCGGCGAAGCGATCACTTTGGAACTGGTAGAAACGATTGATGTACTAGCCGAACTGGGGACACAGAAAGGCCACCGCTGGGTGATTGGCTTTGCTCTGGAGTCACAGGATGCTCGCTTCAATGCAGTCCGCAAACTCTACAGCAAAAAATGCGATGCGATTGTCCTCAACGGCGTGAATGCCATCGGTTCCACTGAAAATTATGTGGAAGTCATCGATCAAAGCCAGGAAACCGTCGCCACTTATTCTGGTGAGAAATCTCAAGTAGCAGAATCACTCATCTCCTGGGTACAAGCACACATCGCTGGAAAATAATGCGAAAGCCGATGCTACCAATCTAGTGGTAGAAACAGGGGACAGTAAACGGACCTGAACTCAGAAGCCCCGGTATCAGAAATGACAAACGTTACAATCTGTTCTATTCGCACAACCAGTCCTTTCAACTTCAACTGTCTTTACTAACCCGATCAACCCGCTCGTATGAGGCAGAAACGCAACATAGTTTGTTGAGTTTTTCCGACATGCCCGTCGTTCGTGTGCTAGGTTTGAATAGTTAAGGAAATCAACATCTAGCAGAAAACATACTTTTGTTTGGTACGTCTCAATTCCCCCTGATTGAGACAATAGTCGTGAAAATGTTCCCGTTTGTTGATGTTCTTGGGTTTACTCGCAAACGGGAACAATTTTCTTTCCATGCAAAAATCTAATGCCTTCTGAAAAAAGTAAGCACTTTTTTGCGTTCGCTTTGCGCGCCGTTGATTTCATTTTTTAAATAAATTGGCCTCCATTTTTTGTATAGATTTGCAGGTTGGTCGTCATGATCGACATTCAACGGTTCAAAACAGATTTAATTGCGCTTGGGTTGCTGGCAGTCACAGTCTTTCTCGGACTGAGTCTCTTCAGCTATGACCCCGCTGATCCTCCTGCGCAACTGGTCTACCCTGTCCGTGAAGCCGCTCAAAATCTGTGTGGAACTACAGGAGCCCATGTCGCTCATCTTTTGCGAACCGGCTTTGGTGTAGGTGCCTGGGGAATCTTTCTGGCGTTGATCGTGATTGATATGCGTATGTTTTCACGTCAACAGGCAGTTGGCGCGATGGTAGAACTCTTTGGACTTGCGCTGATTTTAGCCTCGGTCTGTATTGTCAGTCAAATGATGTTAGGCAATAACAGCACGACACCTCTGATTGGCAGTGGTGGTTATATTGGTGCACTTGGATTCTCATTTTTGGAAGCAAAATTTTCTGTTGCTGGTTCCTTAATTCTGTTAGCTTCCATGTTTTTTGCAGGGCTCTTATTAACAGCTGATACGATGCCTGTCCGGTTTCTTTTTTCCTGTCTCTCATTTCCGTTTCGAATTTTAAGCCGTGACCCTTCAGAATTGGAGGAAGAAGCTGAAGAAGAATACGAAGAGGACGAAGACGAAGATGTCGTCGCTGAAGATGAAGAAGAAGAGTATGAAGAAGAAGTCGTTGCCGCTCCAAAACTGAAAAAAGCGAAAGTTCGAAAACCGATCAAAGTGAATCCGCCAGCGGGCCTTCGCCTGTCGCGCGAGCCTCGACCCATCGAGCAAAAAAAAAACAGCTCGTATAAGCTGCCCGGGCTAGAACTTCTGGAAGAAGCGGAAAACTTTCCATTTGAGTTATTAGCGAAAAAAGCGGAAGAAGCAGCCGAAGTTTTGGAAAATACATTCGCCGATTTTGGCTTGGATATTCAAGTTTCTGAAATCGATACCGGTCCCGTTTTAACTCTATTCGAACTCAATTTGAAACCTGGATTACGTGTTGCCAAAGTGACAGCACTGGCTCATGACCTCGCGGTCGCCTTACGAGTGCCATCAGTGCGAGTTGTGCCTTCTATCCCCGGAAAAAATACGGTGGGTGTCGAAGTTCCTAACGAAAAGCAAGTCATGGTACGTTTGAAAGAACTGATTGAGGCCTGTTCTCAAGAAGCAGATCGCAATCGAATTCCACTATTCATGGGTAAAGACGTGAGTGGCCGCCCTCTGACAGCTGACCTGTCTAAACTGCCTCATCTATTGATTGCAGGACGTACTGGAACAGGTAAAAGTGTCTGTCTCAATACACTCATTCTTTCGTTACTGATGACGCGGACTCCCAACGAAGTCAAGATGTTGATGATCGACCCAAAAATGGTGGAGTTAAGTGGTTACAAGCGAATTCCCCATTTGATGCACCCTGTAATTACCGATATGAAAAAAGCGGAAGCAGTTTTGGCGTGGGCTGTCGACAAAATGGAAGAACGCTATGACCTTCTCGCTCGCTGTGGTGCTCGGAACATTGAAAGCTTCAACAAACTCGGAAAACAAAAAATCTTAGAGCTGGCTGACATTGATCCTGATTCAGAAGAAGCACAGCAAATGCCAGAAAAAATGCCTTCCATCGTGATCGTTGCAGATGAAATTGCAGATATGATGATGACATCAGGTAAAGATGTGGAAGCACACATTATCCGTCTGGCTCAGAAATCGCGGGCTGTGGGCATTCACCTGGTACTCGCAACTCAAAAACCAACCGTCGATGTCATTACAGGGCTGATTAAATCTAACCTCCCTGCCCGAATTTCGTTTCAGGTTGCCAGCCGTGGTGATAGCCGTGTGGTATTGGATGAAAATGGTGCTGATGCTCTGCTCGGCAATGGTGATATGCTCTACCTGGCTCCCGGAACCAGTAAACTGACTCGTGCTCAAGGAGCCTACGTGAGTGATGAAGAAATCGAAAATGTAATCGACTTCTTTGGCGATATGGAACCAGAATACAGTCCAGAACTGGCTCAAATCACAGCCGCAAACTCAAAGAAGAATAATGGTGGTGAGTCTGAACGTAAAGAGGACAGCCTGTATAATGAGGCAGTTGAAGTGGTTATTCGCGAAGGCCGCGGCTCTGTTTCTCTATTACAACGAGCACTTGGAGTAGGCTATGGTCGTGGTGCCCGTTTGATCGATTACATGGCAGAAGATGGTATTGTCGGTGAGTACAACGGCTCACAGGCACGTGAAGTCTTGTATACAATCGATGAATGGGAAGCCGCAAAGCAAAACGACTTCCAAGACGATTATGAAGAAGAAGAATACGAAGAAGAGTTCGTATAACGCGGCATTTCGCCCTATTATTCTTTACTTATTGCCTTAAAAGATGTCTGAAGTCGTGAATTCTGTTTGACTACCACAGCCGCTCTGCTTATGATCTTTCCATTACAAAGCGTATAATTAGCCATTTTCACTAGGATTAGAAGGTCTTTTCGTCAATGATGCCTGTTTCAAATATCGTCTGCGTCAGCAGCATTATTATTATTTGCGAAATTACAGGCTCACTATGACTTGAGGATCATTATCAATTTAACAGATTTTCAGAACCTCAGGTCACAACCTGAGGTTTTTTTATTGCATTGACCAAGACTCATCAAGGACTGTGACAAGATAACCTGAAAGAAAATAACAGGAGATCATTTCATAGTGCAAAAGGTTTATTTTTAGTGTGACTCGAACAGGATACAGTCTAAATCAACCAGCGACTCTTGAATTTTCAAAGAATAACAGAAAAAGAAAGCCCCTAAGATGGCCCGAATTCAGATGTATGACACAACTTTGCGGGATGGCAGCCAGGGAGAAGGCATCAACTTCTCATTGGAAGATAAGCTGCAAATTACCGTAAAGCTTGATGAAATGGGCTTCGACTATATTGAAGGTGGCTATCCGCTTTCAAATCCCAAAGACACAGAATATTTCCAGCGCGTCGCAGAAATGGATCTGAAACACGCTAAAGTCACTGCCTTTGGAATGACACGTCGTAAAGATATTGCCGCAAAAGATGATGTTGGCATGCAGGCACTCCGCGACTCCCAGGCACCCGTTGTTACTATCGTCGGTAAGACTTGGGATTTGCATGTCACAGAAGTTCTACGAGTGAGTCTCGAAGAGAATCTGGCCATGATTACAGATTCAGTCTCCTTCATTAAATCGTGCGGACGTGAAGTGATCTATGACGCGGAGCACTTCTTTGATGGATTTCGAGCGAATCCGGATTACGCTTTAAAAACGATTAAGGCAGCTGCCGAAGGTGGCGCAGATATCATTATCCCCTGCGATACGAATGGCGGAAGCCTGCCTGAAGTCATTGCCAAATATCTCGACCTCGTTCGAAGTGAGTTGAAAACCCCTCTGGGCATTCACTGTCACAACGATTGTGATGTCGCAATAGCTAACTCATTAACTGCGGTAGAGCATGGAGCCGTACAAGTTCAGGGTACGGTCAATGGAATCGGCGAGCGTTGTGGAAATGCTGATCTGATTAGTGTGATCGCCAATCTAGTCACAAAACAGGAAGGCCATTCGGTTCTACTTGACAACAATTTACATAATCTGACCGAACTATCGCGCTATGTTTACGAACTGGCAAATATGAATTTTCGATCGAGCCAACCGTTTGTTGGTAGTAGTGCCTTTGCACACAAAGGCGGCATGCACGTTCACGCCGTCAATCGTATCGCCAGAAGTTACGAACACATCGAACCGGAAGTGGTTGGTAATGAGCGGAAAGTACTTGTCAGTGAGCTGTCCGGCCGTTCCAACATTGTCGCAAAAACGACAAAATATAAACTCGATCATGATCCAGAGCTTCTTACCAAAATCTTGGAAAAGGTTCAGGATCTGGAAAACATCGGCTATCAGTTTGAAGCGGCGGAAGCCTCGTTCGATCTGCTCGTCAAAAAAGTCGCAGGAACATTCACACCTCACTTCGAGAAAATTCATTATCGAGTCAATGTTGAATCAGATCACACTCATGAACCGCTTACAGAAGCGACCATTAAACTAAACGTCAACAGTCATCAGGAACATGTTGTCGGCGAAGGCGATGGTCCTGTCAACGCATTAGACACGGCACTCCGCAAAGCCCTCTGCCCTGCTTACCCAGCACTCGAAAAGATGCATCTGGTTGATTACAAAGTACGTGTCATCAACTCTGCAGAGGGCACTGCCGCCCGCGTACGAGTAGTCATTGAGAGTAGAGATGAACACGATGTCTGGAGCAGTATCGGAGTCAGTGAAAATATCATCGAAGCGAGCTGGCTGGCACTCGTAGATAGCGTCGAATACAAGCTCTATAAGGATAAAGGAACTTTTTCCGACTAGAATGCAGAAACCGCGACCTTCAATAATGCCCGCAACAACTATTTTTGCTATATCTGAGTCTGATCAGTCATGTTTAGCTGCTCCGACAGGCTCTATTCATTGACGAATGATACTCATACATCAACCAGGTCCCTCAAACCTCAAACAAGACTCAATAGTAACTCATGACCGAATCGCTTGATAAACAATATCATCCTGAGAGTGCACAAGAGAAATGGTATCAATTCTGGGAAGAGAAAGGCTATTTCCACGCCGAACCGAACCCGGAAAAACAACAACACACGATTATGATTCCGCTTCCCAACGTTACAGGTGCCCTGCATATGGGTCACGCGTTGAATGGAACTCTGCAGGATCTGATTACCCGCTGGCGTCGGATGGAAGGATATGAAGCGCTCTGGATGCCGGGAACCGATCATGCTGGCATCGCGACACAGGCGGTTGTTGAACGCCGCATGAAAGAAGAAGAAAATCTGACTCGCCACGATATCGGACGTGATGCATTAGTAGAGCGTATCTGGGAATGGAAAGACCAGTATGAAAAACGAATTCTAAATCAATTACGTAAACTGGGAGCCAGTTGCGATTGGCAGCGTACGCGTTTCACACTGGATGAGATGTGCTCCAAAGCAGTGAGACGCACATTTCTGAAACTCTTTTCCGATGGTCTGATTTTTCGTGGTAAACGCCTGGTAAACTGGGATCCATTCTTGCAAACCGCCGTTGCCGATGATGAGGTGTTTTCAGAAGATGTCGATGGACAGTTCTGGACGTTCCAATATCCGGTAGTCGATAGTGATGAACGGATTTCCTTTTCTACCACACGCCCTGAAACAATGCTCGGTGACACAGCGGTCTGTGTGCATCCTTCAGATGAGCGGTATACTCATTTAATTGGAAAAAACGTACGCATTCCATTAAACGGACGTGAAATCCCGATTATCGCAGACGCTTTACTGGCAGATAAAGATCTGGGAACCGGAGCCGTCAAAGTCACTCCCGCCCATGATCCGAATGACTATGCTTGTGGATTGCGAAATGATCTGGAATTGATCAACATTCTCAATCCTGACGGAACCATCAACGAAGCCGGTGAAGACTATGCAGGGCTAGATCGTTATGAAGCACGCAAAAAAATCGTCGCTGATATGGATCAATTGGGCTTCTTCATTGAAGTGGAAGACCGTCTGATTCCGGTCAAACATAGCGACCGTTCGAAAACTCCGATCGAACCTTATTTGTCGGATCAATGGTTTGTCAAAATGGACACCTTGGCTCAGTCGGCCATCGATGCTGTTGAAGATGGTCGTGTGCGATTCTTCCCCAGTCGTTATTCCAAAACTTATCTTGACTGGCTCAAGGAAAAACGAGACTGGTGCATCAGCCGTCAACTCTGGTGGGGACACCGTATCCCAATCTGGTATTGTGAAACCTGTTCTGAGGAAGATCTCAAACAGGCATTTGATGACCGCTATGATGTAAGCTACCGGCGTGATGATGAAGATACCTGTTGGCTCATCTGTAGTGAAACTGATCTGACGGGCGATGAGCTGGGAGCCGACCATCAATTAACGCAGGATGAAGATGTGCTGGATACCTGGTTCAGCAGCGCCTTATGGCCACATGCCACACTTGGCTGGCCTGATAAAAATCCGGACCTGGATTACTTTTATCCGGGAAGTGTTCTCGTCACCAGTCGGGATATTATCACACTCTGGGTTGCCCGAATGGTGTTGACCGGTCTCTATAATATGGACGATATTCCTTTCAAACATGTCTGTATCCATCCTAAAATTCTCGATGGTTTTGGTCAGACAATGTCCAAATCAAAAGGAAACGGCGTAGACCCGATGGACCTCATCGATAAATACGGCGTCGATGCCGTGCGGTTTACGATCGCCTCATTTGCTGGAGAAACCCAGGATGTCAGACTGCCCGTCGGATACGAAGATCCGGAAACTGGTGAAGTTGTACCTCAGACTCTAAAACATCAGAAAACCATTCCCGCGGGTGGTGAGAAACCACGCATCAAATTCCCTAAGAGCGGAAAAACGTATCAGTACACCAGCCCCTGGTTTGACCCCGATCCAGGTGAAAAAGTGGCTCGTATCGTGAGTGAACGTTTTGAGTATGGTAGAAACTTCTGCAATAAACTCTGGAACGCGAGCCGCTTTGCAATGCTCAATCTTGAAGGGTACACCCCTGCTCCACTAAATGAAGCTGATTTAACAATGGAAGACCGCTGGATCTTGAGCCGTCTCTCCAGTGTTGCGGAAGAAATGACAACCGTTTTAAATCGTTATCAATTTGACGTCGCAACTCGCGCCATTCGCGACTTTACCTGGAACGAATTTTGTGACTGGTATCTCGAAATGATTAAACCCCGTCTCTGGGATAAAGATCAAAAACCGGCTGCTCAGCGAGTATTAGTAGGCGTACTCGATTCACTACTGCGGCTGCTCCAGCCTTTTGTACCATTCATTACTGAAGAGCTTTGGCAACGCTTGAATGAAATTGCCCCCGAACGCGGATTATTCAATCCGGAACCAGCTGTGGAAAGTGTGACGATCGCTGCCTGGCCAGAACCACCAAAAGGCTGGCAAGATTCCCAGTTGGAAAAACGCTTCGAACGTCTGCAGGAAATGATCGTCGCGGTTCGTAATATTCGTGCCGTTTACAAAATCTCACCTTCAGTACCACTAAAATTATTCCTACGCTGTGAATCTGAGGTGGCTGATGACATGCAAAATGTTGCCAGCCAATTTGATAATTTAGCAAAAACACTATTGGAGTCGGCCGGGGCTGACGTACAACGTCCCAGTGGGTCAGCCACGTTTTCTCTAAATGATGTCGATGGCTTTATTTCACTGGAAGGTGTGATTGATCTAGAAGCAGAACTGAAACGCCTGGAAGTAGAAGCAGAAAAACAAAAGAAACACATCGAAGGAACTGAGAAAAAACTGGCCAACAAGAACTTTGTTGATCGAGCGCCGGCTGAAGTCGTTGAGGGTGTCAAAGAGACCCTAGCTGGATTACAAAAAAAACATCAAAGTATCCTCGAGACAATCGCACAATTAAAAGAAAAATAGTGAAAGTTTCCGGCTATCATTTCATTAGAATCCTGTTGTGCTGCCATTGGGCGGTGTATAATAATCATACTAAAATAAAGACGTTCTGATTCAGGAATATTTAACTCATTCTGGTTGGCTGTGTTATTTTCTCTGCCCGACCACAGGAGGCTCTCTTGCTTGTTGAAATGGAGTTATCTCGCATTATTATCAGCGAGATTGGTGACCAGCAGGTGATTTATCTGCGCGAAGTGAATGGGGAACGTATCTTTCCGATCCTGATTGGTATTTTTGAAGCAACTACCATTGACCGTCGCGTGAATCAGGAATTCTCACCTCAGCGTCCCTTAACACATGACTTGTTAAAAAATACGATTGAATCACTGGGTGGGAGGCTCACAGATATTGTGATCACACATCTGGAAGACCACACTTACTATGCAATGTTACGAGTCGATCAGAATGGAGAATTGGTAGAAATTGACAGTCGTCCCAGCGATGCGATTGCCTTATCGATTCATTACGATCCACCTGTTCCGATCTTCGTCCATGAATCCGTGCTGGAGCAGACTTCCAAGTAAACCACTAAAGGAATTCATAAAAAAACACTACGATAAAAAAGGCTCTTCCGATTATAGTCTTCGGAAGAGCCTTGTATTGATTTTCAGTATCTACTAGTTGCAATCCGCGACCAATGGTCCAGCCAATTCATCTAAAATAATCAGACGACCGGGTTGCTTTGTCATGTATGTGGAAGGAATCCAACTCGTCGGTTCGTGTCGTAATGTCATCCAGACGCTCATTCCCTGCCACTGCATCCCCCGTGAGAAGATACCATCACAGCCACCAATAATCTTATCGGCGTTCAGGAAACAGCCAGGGCCAATCGTGTTAGCATATGCGGGCACGAGAGTCGTGCGACTTTTGAAGCTTGTCACTGCATTCTGTTCGATGGTGAGCGGATGCAGTTTTGCACCAATCCGGTGAGTTTGAGCCTGCCACTCCTCTTCAGAATCGAATTCACCTGCAAATTGAGGTTCCCAGAACGCAATATGGCAGACTCGACCAATTCCAAAAATCACGCCCAGTTTTGCACCCGCTGATCGCAACTCACCAATTTTATCGGCATAGGTTGGTAGTACATCTGCGGTAGC
The Gimesia aquarii DNA segment above includes these coding regions:
- a CDS encoding bifunctional nuclease family protein, with product MLVEMELSRIIISEIGDQQVIYLREVNGERIFPILIGIFEATTIDRRVNQEFSPQRPLTHDLLKNTIESLGGRLTDIVITHLEDHTYYAMLRVDQNGELVEIDSRPSDAIALSIHYDPPVPIFVHESVLEQTSK
- a CDS encoding glucosamine-6-phosphate isomerase yields the protein MDLMSTIAGSMMEGYFPAGWDLAKIDQCMNADPASITDRQSWWHKDFEPVMCGSVTDFDTIMGHEIALTIKQSRDAGEKLALILPVGPMGMYRWAVFFLKEWGVSCDHVYGFNMDEWSDADGNTLPPTNPGAFQFAMKDAFYGPLGDLTVPESQRHFATADVLPTYADKIGELRSAGAKLGVIFGIGRVCHIAFWEPQFAGEFDSEEEWQAQTHRIGAKLHPLTIEQNAVTSFKSRTTLVPAYANTIGPGCFLNADKIIGGCDGIFSRGMQWQGMSVWMTLRHEPTSWIPSTYMTKQPGRLIILDELAGPLVADCN